One genomic window of Deinococcus ruber includes the following:
- a CDS encoding zinc-dependent alcohol dehydrogenase: MKAVVWQDIGKIELQDVPEPQIQEPTDAIVRLTASAICGTDLHFIRGTMSGMVPGTILGHEGVGVVEQVGADVRNFRPGDRVVIPSTVSCGVCPPCREGNTAQCDNANPNGPAAGTAFYGGPKDSGPLQGLQAEKARILYAASSLVRLPDNVSDDQALLLSDIFPTAYFGADIAGVKPGSCVAVFGCGPVGQFAIISARLLGATRIFAIDRLDDRLEMAQQNGAETINFEREDPIEVIKRLTDGVGVDCVIDVVGVDAQHAHHGPAKPDAQTEKKDRETVKEIAPDAKPKGDHWIPGDAPTQVLEWAIEAVKKAGQIGIIGVYSPTVNTYPIGKAMNKNLTVRMGNCNHRKYIPRLVDLVAAGVVDPTRIISKQEGLTDAISAYEAFDQRQPGWLKVELEPAQ; this comes from the coding sequence ATGAAAGCAGTCGTTTGGCAGGATATTGGAAAAATAGAGCTTCAGGACGTGCCCGAGCCCCAGATTCAGGAACCCACCGACGCCATTGTGCGTCTGACTGCCAGCGCCATCTGCGGCACCGATCTGCACTTTATTCGCGGCACCATGAGCGGCATGGTTCCCGGCACCATCCTGGGACACGAGGGCGTGGGCGTGGTCGAGCAGGTCGGTGCAGACGTTCGCAACTTCCGGCCCGGCGATAGGGTGGTCATTCCTTCCACCGTTTCGTGCGGGGTATGTCCGCCCTGCCGCGAGGGCAATACCGCCCAGTGCGACAACGCCAACCCCAACGGCCCCGCAGCCGGAACCGCGTTTTATGGTGGCCCGAAAGACAGCGGCCCACTTCAGGGGCTTCAGGCCGAGAAGGCCCGCATTCTGTACGCCGCCAGCAGTCTGGTTCGCCTGCCCGACAACGTAAGCGACGATCAGGCGCTGCTGCTCAGCGACATCTTCCCCACCGCGTACTTCGGGGCCGACATCGCGGGTGTGAAGCCCGGCAGTTGCGTGGCGGTTTTCGGCTGCGGCCCGGTGGGACAGTTCGCCATCATCAGCGCCCGGTTGCTGGGAGCCACGCGCATCTTTGCCATCGACCGCCTGGATGACCGGCTGGAAATGGCGCAGCAGAACGGGGCCGAGACCATCAATTTCGAGCGAGAAGACCCTATCGAGGTGATCAAGCGTCTGACCGACGGTGTGGGCGTGGACTGCGTGATCGACGTGGTGGGTGTGGATGCACAGCACGCGCATCACGGCCCTGCCAAGCCCGACGCCCAGACCGAGAAGAAAGACCGAGAAACCGTCAAGGAAATCGCCCCCGATGCGAAGCCCAAAGGCGACCACTGGATTCCCGGCGACGCGCCCACGCAGGTGCTGGAATGGGCCATCGAAGCGGTCAAGAAGGCCGGGCAGATCGGCATTATCGGTGTGTACTCGCCCACGGTGAATACCTATCCTATCGGCAAGGCGATGAACAAGAACCTGACGGTGAGAATGGGCAACTGCAATCACCGGAAGTACATTCCGCGCCTGGTCGATCTGGTGGCCGCCGGAGTGGTCGATCCGACGCGCATCATTTCCAAGCAGGAAGGGCTGACCGACGCCATCAGCGCGTATGAAGCCTTCGACCAACGGCAACCCGGCTGGCTGAAAGTGGAGCTGGAACCCGCGCAGTAA
- a CDS encoding 2-deoxy-5-keto-D-gluconate 6-phosphate aldolase domain-containing protein, which yields MISGYSRPLYILPFDHRGSFEKGLFGWHDPLSPDQTARIADAKRVIYEGLLAALASAHNPDGVPVTRAGLLVDEQFGADILRDAQARQLITACPAEKSGQDEFDFEYGDAFAQHIEAVNPTFCKVLVRYNPDADEVLNARQREKLARLSAYLKGSGRLFMFELLVPAEAAQLQAAGGDAKRYDAEQRPALMVRAIQQLQDAATEPDVWKVEGVDTARDAARIVEAAQRGGREGVGVIILGRGEDDAHVREWLRTAASVPGFIGFAVGRTTFWEALKSWLAGTISREEAVQEIAGHYREWVQDFEAARPA from the coding sequence ATGATTTCCGGCTACAGCAGGCCGCTGTATATCCTGCCCTTCGACCACCGGGGATCGTTCGAAAAGGGTCTGTTCGGGTGGCACGATCCTCTTTCCCCCGATCAGACTGCCAGAATTGCCGACGCCAAGCGCGTGATTTACGAGGGGCTGCTGGCGGCCCTGGCATCGGCCCACAACCCGGACGGTGTCCCCGTCACGCGGGCGGGCCTGCTGGTCGATGAGCAGTTTGGGGCCGACATCCTGCGAGACGCGCAGGCCCGGCAGCTCATCACCGCCTGCCCCGCCGAGAAGAGCGGTCAGGACGAGTTCGATTTTGAATACGGCGACGCCTTCGCCCAGCACATCGAAGCCGTAAACCCGACGTTCTGCAAGGTGCTGGTGCGCTACAACCCGGACGCTGACGAGGTGCTGAATGCCCGCCAGCGCGAGAAACTCGCACGGCTGTCGGCGTACCTGAAGGGCAGCGGGCGACTGTTCATGTTCGAGTTGCTGGTGCCCGCCGAGGCTGCACAGCTGCAAGCGGCGGGCGGCGACGCGAAACGCTACGACGCCGAGCAGCGCCCGGCCCTGATGGTGCGGGCCATCCAGCAGCTTCAGGACGCCGCCACCGAACCCGATGTATGGAAGGTGGAGGGCGTGGACACTGCCAGAGACGCAGCCCGCATCGTCGAGGCGGCGCAGCGGGGTGGGCGAGAGGGCGTGGGCGTCATCATTCTGGGGCGCGGCGAGGACGACGCCCACGTTCGCGAGTGGCTCAGGACGGCAGCGAGTGTGCCGGGCTTCATCGGGTTTGCAGTGGGCCGCACCACCTTCTGGGAAGCCCTGAAAAGCTGGCTGGCTGGCACGATCAGCCGCGAAGAGGCCGTGCAGGAAATAGCAGGCCATTACCGGGAGTGGGTGCAGGATTTCGAGGCGGCGCGGCCTGCCTGA
- a CDS encoding aldo/keto reductase produces the protein MTYLPADTRYSAMTYRRSGRSGVQLPAISLGLWHNFGGVDSFENGRRMVRRAFDLGITHFDLANNYGPPPGSAEETFGRLLRHDLAPYRDELLISSKAGYTMWPGPYGDWGSRKYLLSSLDASLKRLGLDYVDIFYHHRPDPNTPLEETMSALDAAVRSGRALYVGLSNYSAEQTRQATALLRELGTPCLIHQPKYSMYERWIEGGLLDVLDEAGAGCIVFSPLAQGRLTDRYLKGIPADSRAATGPGFLRPEHITDLLLAGTARLNALAHERGQTLAQMALAWVLRQPGVTSALIGASRVPQIEDAVGALAGAELSAPELEMIEEILREHPGS, from the coding sequence ATGACCTATCTGCCTGCCGACACCCGGTATTCAGCCATGACGTATCGCCGCTCGGGCCGCAGCGGCGTGCAACTGCCTGCCATCTCACTGGGCCTGTGGCACAACTTCGGCGGCGTGGACAGCTTCGAGAATGGCCGCCGGATGGTGCGCCGCGCCTTTGATCTGGGCATCACGCATTTCGATCTGGCAAACAATTACGGCCCGCCGCCCGGTTCCGCCGAGGAGACGTTCGGGCGACTGCTGCGGCACGATCTGGCCCCGTACCGCGACGAACTGCTGATCTCCAGCAAGGCCGGATACACCATGTGGCCCGGCCCCTACGGCGACTGGGGATCGCGCAAATACCTGCTTTCCAGCCTGGACGCCAGCCTGAAACGGCTGGGCCTGGACTACGTGGATATCTTCTACCACCACCGCCCCGACCCGAACACGCCGCTGGAAGAAACCATGAGCGCCCTCGACGCTGCCGTGAGGAGCGGGCGGGCGCTGTATGTGGGCCTGTCGAACTACTCCGCCGAGCAGACCCGGCAGGCCACCGCCCTGCTGCGCGAACTCGGAACCCCGTGCCTGATTCACCAGCCCAAATACAGCATGTACGAACGCTGGATCGAGGGCGGTCTGCTGGACGTGCTGGACGAAGCCGGAGCCGGGTGCATCGTCTTCTCGCCGCTGGCTCAGGGCCGCCTGACCGACCGCTATCTGAAGGGAATTCCCGCCGATTCGCGGGCCGCCACGGGGCCGGGATTCCTGCGCCCCGAACACATTACCGACCTGCTGCTGGCCGGAACAGCCCGGCTGAATGCCCTGGCCCACGAGCGGGGGCAGACGCTGGCGCAGATGGCGCTGGCGTGGGTGCTGCGGCAGCCGGGCGTGACCTCGGCGCTGATCGGAGCCAGCCGGGTACCGCAGATCGAAGACGCGGTGGGCGCACTGGCCGGAGCAGAGCTGTCGGCCCCCGAACTGGAGATGATCGAGGAGATTCTGCGCGAGCATCCGGGAAGCTAG
- a CDS encoding nucleoside/nucleotide kinase family protein, whose translation MDTLSRPPRAHSEYPTVLQATTADLVARARAMTVPGERRILGITGAPGAGKSTVCAALAAALGTGAVIVGMDGFHLANQELVRLGRRQRKGAPDTFDADGYAALLRRLRDPQGQTVYAPVFDRGIEESIGSAVPVFPDVPLIITEGNYLLLGGGDWERAAAAIDEVWYLELPDEVRLERLLLRHEQFGKSRTDAESWVASVDQRNAELIGQTRGRADLVVQLVESTSGAPRT comes from the coding sequence ATGGACACGCTTTCCCGCCCACCCCGCGCACATTCGGAGTATCCCACCGTTCTTCAGGCCACCACCGCCGACCTCGTGGCGCGGGCGCGGGCCATGACCGTGCCGGGTGAACGCCGCATTCTCGGCATTACCGGAGCGCCGGGCGCGGGCAAATCCACCGTCTGTGCAGCGCTGGCAGCGGCGCTGGGAACCGGTGCGGTGATCGTGGGCATGGACGGCTTCCACCTCGCCAATCAGGAACTCGTGCGCCTGGGGCGTCGTCAGCGCAAGGGCGCACCCGATACCTTCGACGCCGATGGCTACGCCGCGCTGCTCCGGCGACTGCGTGATCCGCAGGGTCAGACGGTGTATGCGCCTGTCTTCGACCGTGGAATCGAGGAATCTATCGGCAGCGCGGTTCCTGTCTTTCCGGATGTTCCGCTCATCATTACCGAAGGGAACTATCTGCTGCTCGGAGGCGGCGACTGGGAGCGGGCCGCCGCCGCCATCGACGAGGTGTGGTATCTGGAACTGCCAGACGAGGTGCGGCTGGAGCGCCTGCTGCTGCGCCACGAGCAGTTCGGCAAGTCGCGCACCGATGCCGAAAGCTGGGTGGCGAGTGTCGATCAGCGCAACGCCGAATTGATCGGGCAGACACGCGGGCGGGCCGATCTGGTGGTGCAGCTCGTGGAAAGCACATCCGGCGCACCTCGGACATAG
- a CDS encoding DUF488 domain-containing protein, with amino-acid sequence MSTTSPGPGAVQNFPAGVTLYTIGYEGVALDALIGTLKQAGVRLLVDTRERAQSRRPGFSKTALSSALAQGGVGYLHLRALGTPPAVRKDYKMTHDFASLKRGYLAHLATQGETLEELGRLAARETVALLCYEADPADCHRSLIAARLRELGMVNEVRDLHVGREL; translated from the coding sequence ATGTCCACCACATCACCGGGGCCGGGGGCTGTGCAGAACTTTCCTGCGGGCGTCACGCTGTACACCATTGGGTATGAGGGCGTAGCACTGGACGCTCTGATCGGGACGCTGAAACAGGCGGGTGTGAGGCTGCTGGTCGATACCCGCGAACGCGCCCAGAGCCGCCGTCCAGGGTTTTCGAAGACCGCGCTGAGCTCCGCGCTCGCGCAGGGCGGCGTGGGTTATCTGCATCTGCGTGCCCTGGGCACCCCGCCCGCCGTGCGGAAGGATTACAAGATGACGCACGATTTTGCGTCGCTCAAGCGCGGCTATCTGGCACATCTGGCGACGCAGGGCGAGACGCTGGAAGAGCTGGGCCGCCTGGCTGCCCGCGAAACGGTGGCCCTGCTGTGCTACGAGGCCGACCCAGCCGACTGCCACCGCTCGCTGATCGCCGCGCGGCTCCGGGAACTGGGCATGGTCAACGAAGTGCGCGATCTGCATGTGGGCCGTGAGCTGTGA